The genomic region TGCCCCGTATATTTCAAAAGGTTAAAAGTCCTTCCATTTTATGCTGTTTTACAGTATATTCATGTTTTATCGTTTTTAGATAGGAGAAATTAATTAGATAGGAGAAACTATATGAAAAAACCATTAGTACCGATTACCCTGCTCTGCGGATACTTAGGCGCGGGCAAAACAACCTTGATGAATATGATCCTTGCGAACCAAAAGGGGTACAAGGTGGCAGTCATTGTCAACGATATCGGCGAAATCAACGTCGATGCCAGTTTGATAGAGAAGGACGCCAATATCACGGATAAAAGCAGCCTTGTGCCGCTTACCAACGGCTGTATCTGCTGTACGCTTAAAACCGATCTTGTGATGCAGATTGAAAACCTCATTGCGTCGGGAAAGTATGACTATCTGCTGATTGAATCGAGCGGCGTATGCGAGCCAATGCCGATTGCGCAAGCTATTGAAACAATCGAAAACGGCTACTTGGATAATGTCGTCAGCGTTGTCGATGCAAAGCGGCTGGTGGATGAATTTTCCGAGGGGGCGCAGCTGTTAAAAAAGGATATGGGAGAAGAAGATATCGAATCGCTCCTTGTCCAGCAAATTGAGTTTTGCTCCACGCTCATTATCAATAAAAAAGATTTGGTAACGGAAGATCAGATGAAAAAGGTGCGGGCGGTTGTCACTAAGCTTCAGCCCCATGTGAAGGTGATAGAGACAGCGCGGTGTCAGGTACCGCTCGAGGATCTGCTTGCGACAAAGCGGTTTGACTTTGAAAAAGTCTTTGAAAGTGCGGGCTGGGTCGCCGAACTGGAAAAACGTGCGGAAGAAGACGATGATGATGAAGAGTGCGACCACGACCATGAGCACTGCGATCACGATCACCATGACGAGCACGAACACCATGGACATGAACATCACGAACATGATGAGCATGGAGAACACGGGCATCACCATCATCATCACGAACATAAACATGAAGGTGCGGATGAGGATGAGTACGGTATCGGCTCTTTTGTGTACTACCGCCGCCGCCCGTTTAATAGAGGAAAGCTTGAAAAATACGCTGGGGTATGGCCGCGTAATATTATCCGCTGTAAGGGTGTCGTCTGGTTCAGCGATGAACAAGATATGGCCTACGTCTTTGAAACTTCGGGGCGGCAAATCCAAGCGGGGGCTTCCGGCAGATGGCTTGCAACTGCCTCTAAGCGAGAGCAGGAAAAAATTCTCGCCCGAGAACCTCGGATGAGGGAAGAATGGGATGAAAAAGTCGGCGACCGGATGATTAAGCTCTGCATTATCGGGCAAAAGCTTGATAAAAAGAAGATTTGCGCGGACTTGGATGCCCTGCTCGATTAGCAAAATGCTAAACAAAAACCGTTTTTAATAGATTAAACCTGTTCGACAACGCAGTTATCGAACAGGTCTGTTTTGTAAGGTGAGATAAATGGAAGAAATAAAGGCAAGACCTATCGGCTCGGCTGAAAACAAGATGGGCGTTATGCCGATTATGAAGCTCGTCCTCAATATGTCGCTGCCGATGATGTTTTCGATGTTCATTATGGCGTTGTATAATATCGTCGACAGTATCTTTGTGGCAAAAATCAACGAGGATGCGTTGACAGCCGTATCGCTTGCCTTTCCCATCCAAAACCTGATGATTTCCTTTGCCGTAGGGACGGGGGTCGGCGTTAATGCCCTACTGTCCAAACGGCTCGGTCAGCGGAATCAAGCGGATGTCAATAAAACCGCGATGAACGCCGTTTTTCTGGCGGCCTGTAATTTTATCGTCTTTTTTATCGCAGGGATTCTACTGGTGCGCCCGTACCTTGCCTCGCAGGGAGTAGACGCCGGAATTGTTTCCTACGGGGAAGCGTATTTGGATATTGTGCTCCGTATGTCGTTTGCGCTCTTTTTCGGTATTACGTTTGACCGGCTGCTCCAATCGACGGGACTTACGCTGTATACAATGTATTCACAGCTTTCCGGTGCGATTTTCAATGTGATATTCGACCCGCTGCTGATTTTCGGGATCGGGCCGTTTCCTAAAATGGGTATCCGAGGGGCGGCGCTTGCAACCGTATTGGGACAGATCCTCGGCCTTTGTGTTTCGGTTTTCTTTAACCTAACAAAAAACCATGAAATTCAGTTTAAGCTTAAAAACCTACTTCCCGAACCGCGCATCGTTGCGGAAATTTATAAAGTCGGCGTGCCGTCGATTCTTCTCAGCTCGATAACATCGATTACCACCTACTTTCTCAATATCATCCTCAGTGCTTTTTCGAGCACTGCGATCGCGGTGTATGGTGTGTACTTTAAACTGAATAGCTTTATCTTCATGCCGGTGTTCGGGTTGAATAACGGTATGGTGCCCATTATCGCGTACAATTACGGAGCACGGAACAGAAAACGGATTACGGCGACGATACGGAACGGCCTTTTTCTCGCTATGGGGATTATGCTTTTCGGAATGGCACTTTTTGAACTGTTCCCTGCGCAGCTTTTGGGGCTATTCGACGCCTCCCCCGCGATGCTCGCGATCGGTGTTCCTGCAATCCGCATCATCGCATGTAGCTTCCTCGGGGCGGCACTCGGCATCACCTTTTCTTCGGTGTTTCAAGCATTCGGCAACGCGGTCTACAGTATGATCGCGACGTTTGTGCGTCAAATTGTCGCGCTGCTTCCGGCGGCATATTTGCTTTCGATGTCCGGCGATGTCAATGCTATCTGGTGGTCGTACCTCATAGCCGAAGTTGTCTCCATCATCGCATGTATCTTTTTTATGCATCGCATTTACAAAGAAAAGATCGAGCCGCTGCCGGTGTAAGGGCGATGTATTTTATGAAGCCTTTAAGAACATTGTTATAAAAGAAAGGAGCTGGTATGCAGGAAATCATTGATTTACTGGAAAACGATGCGCGGCTGAGTCCGCAGGATATTGCCGCAATGACGGGTAAGTCCGAGGAAGAGGTTCGCGCTGCCATTAAAAAATTAGAGGATGAGGGCATCATCTTAAAATATGCTGCGGTTATCAACCGTGAACGGCTTGCAAGCAGCGATACGGTATCTGCGATGATAGAAATTCAGGTTGCACCGGCGAGGGAACACGGATTTGACCGCATTGCGGAGCGGATATATCGGTACCCGCAGGTAAAGACGGTACAGCTGATGTCCGGCGGATATGATCTGCATGTGCTGGTCGAAGGAAAAGATTTAAAAGAGGTTGCCTTTTTCGTGTCGGAAAAACTCGCCTCGCTGGAAGGAGTGATCAGTACACGTACTCATTTTGTG from Treponema vincentii harbors:
- a CDS encoding CobW family GTP-binding protein, whose translation is MKKPLVPITLLCGYLGAGKTTLMNMILANQKGYKVAVIVNDIGEINVDASLIEKDANITDKSSLVPLTNGCICCTLKTDLVMQIENLIASGKYDYLLIESSGVCEPMPIAQAIETIENGYLDNVVSVVDAKRLVDEFSEGAQLLKKDMGEEDIESLLVQQIEFCSTLIINKKDLVTEDQMKKVRAVVTKLQPHVKVIETARCQVPLEDLLATKRFDFEKVFESAGWVAELEKRAEEDDDDEECDHDHEHCDHDHHDEHEHHGHEHHEHDEHGEHGHHHHHHEHKHEGADEDEYGIGSFVYYRRRPFNRGKLEKYAGVWPRNIIRCKGVVWFSDEQDMAYVFETSGRQIQAGASGRWLATASKREQEKILAREPRMREEWDEKVGDRMIKLCIIGQKLDKKKICADLDALLD
- a CDS encoding MATE family efflux transporter translates to MEEIKARPIGSAENKMGVMPIMKLVLNMSLPMMFSMFIMALYNIVDSIFVAKINEDALTAVSLAFPIQNLMISFAVGTGVGVNALLSKRLGQRNQADVNKTAMNAVFLAACNFIVFFIAGILLVRPYLASQGVDAGIVSYGEAYLDIVLRMSFALFFGITFDRLLQSTGLTLYTMYSQLSGAIFNVIFDPLLIFGIGPFPKMGIRGAALATVLGQILGLCVSVFFNLTKNHEIQFKLKNLLPEPRIVAEIYKVGVPSILLSSITSITTYFLNIILSAFSSTAIAVYGVYFKLNSFIFMPVFGLNNGMVPIIAYNYGARNRKRITATIRNGLFLAMGIMLFGMALFELFPAQLLGLFDASPAMLAIGVPAIRIIACSFLGAALGITFSSVFQAFGNAVYSMIATFVRQIVALLPAAYLLSMSGDVNAIWWSYLIAEVVSIIACIFFMHRIYKEKIEPLPV
- a CDS encoding Lrp/AsnC family transcriptional regulator, whose protein sequence is MQEIIDLLENDARLSPQDIAAMTGKSEEEVRAAIKKLEDEGIILKYAAVINRERLASSDTVSAMIEIQVAPAREHGFDRIAERIYRYPQVKTVQLMSGGYDLHVLVEGKDLKEVAFFVSEKLASLEGVISTRTHFVLKTYKENGTYYIDPKKDPREEITA